In Pyricularia oryzae 70-15 chromosome 2, whole genome shotgun sequence, one genomic interval encodes:
- a CDS encoding aflatoxin efflux pump, which produces MNYSPRSPSLRSEKETRPGGRASTDDDIEAAQPAIHDAVVGAGTDSGRADEAHSAPLAREKHAGAPAEAKGHSSSDTAAVSPGGMYNPRSLRFWAIMGCNFLALFLVALDRTILATAVPRITDEFHSLGDVGWYASSYMLTTSASQLLFGRIYKFYPTKWTFLVSIVVFEIGSAICGAAPTSTVFIVGRSIAGLASAGIFTGCMLMFMMVPLHKRPMFQGLFGMTFGLASVMGPLVGGAFTGTVTWRWCFYMNLPIGLVAFICMILWWTPPEKPTEPAPLLTHIKRLDPLGSFFFLPAVVSLLLALEWGGSTYPWNSGVIIGLLVACAVLVSAFAAVQILRPETATIPARVITQRSVLFATIFTFFVAGGMLMCVYFLPIWFQTAQGVDPLRSGIYTLPLVLSLVVSSAMSGIFTSKIGYYMPSMLLCPVIMAVGEGLMSTFSPTTDSGHWIGFQFLTGFGLGFGMQTGGLAIQTVLPMADVSTGIAINMFAQQLGGAVFTSVGQAILSNVLVKQLVGVDGLQAEEIIKGGITNLLSHVRREDRGLVVGAYNFACTRIFLAAMALSCCALLCAFCMEWRSIKKPQPENGVPQGATGDTAPALLVKEGAMPGINSCPDANQDATSNKEFGENPLLTDTRSDLGPRDVDSSTESEANIADKPVNRHSLGHNETSVIAKHTNGLVIGIVPYADTPTDEPTEDKLFSEDTQSDLTPTTLAEAEAEIEASAKAEKETMAEKEIEPEKEAVADARAEAEAEAGANTEGRADGSDGDSFVTVSEDTKLDGQAKDQGEMLPRGSLDLLFLLTPGVQRSSRGDTKPEESERSQAQKQP; this is translated from the exons ATGAATTACAGTCCAAGATCACCGTCGCTCAGAAGCGAGAAGGAGACACGGCCGGGCGGCAGAGCTTCTACTGACGATGACATCGAGGCGGCTCAGCCGGCAATCCATGATGCGGTCGTTGGCGCAGGCACCGATTCCGGGAGAGCTGATGAAGCTCATTCCGCTCCCCTGGCCCGAGAAAAACATGCCGGAGCCCCAGCCGAAGCAAAGGGGCACAGCTCTTCAGACACTGCCGCCGTAAGCCCTGGAGGCATGTATAACCCACGCAGCCTAAGGTTCTGGGCAATCATGGGCTGCAATTTTCTCGCCCTATTCCTGGTGGCTCTCGACCGAACGATACTCGCCACCGCGGTGCCCAGGATAACAGACGAGTTTCACAGCCTGGGCGATGTCGGTTGGTACGCCTCGTCATACATGTTGACCACCTCAGCGTCACAACTTTTGTTCGGCAGGATATACAAGTTCTACCCTACGAAATG GACGTTCCTCGTGTCCATCGTCGTTTTTGAGATTGGTTCTGCCATATGTGGCGCAGCACCCACTTCAACAGTCTTCATCGTGGGAAGATCCATTGCTGGCCTAGCATCGGCCGGCATATTCACAGGATGCATGCTGATGTTTATGATGGTGCCGTTACACAAGAGGCCCAtgttccaaggcctttttggCATGACGTTTG GCCTTGCCTCGGTTATGGGCCCCTTGGTCGGTGGCGCCTTCACGGGAACAGTGACTTGGAG GTGGTGTTTCTACATGAACTTGCCAATCGGACTTGTGGCCTTCATATGCATGATCTTGTGGTGGACTCCGCCCGAGAAACCCACGGAGCCGGCGCCGCTCCTCACGCATATCAAGCGTCTTGATCCACTCGgatcctttttctttctacCCGCCGTTGTTTCGTTGTTGTTGGCATTGGAATGGGGCGGCTCGACCTATCCGTGGAACAGCGGCGTCATTATCGGCCTTCTAGTGGCATGTGCAGTTTTGGTCTCGGCTTTTGCGGCCGTTCAGATCTTGCGTCCCGAGACGGCCACGATCCCGGCACGAGTCATCACACAGCGCAGTGTCTTGTTTGCGACCATCTTCACCTTCTTTGTCGCAGGCGGGATGCTCATGTGCGTCTACTTCCTTCCGATATGGTTCCAGACAGCCCAAGGGGTTGACCCGCTGCGCTCGGGTATATACACTCTGCCGCTGGTTCTCTCGCTCGTTGTCTCGAGTGCCATGTCGGGCATCTTTACGTCGAAAATCGGCTACTATATGCCCTCGATGCTACTATGTCCTGTCATCATGGCCGTCGGCGAGGGTTTGATGAGCACATTCAGCCCAACCACGGACTCGGGCCACTGGATCGGTTTCCAGTTTCTCACAGGATTTGGCCTAGGCTTCGGCATGCAAACTGGAGGCTTGGCCATTCAGACTGTCCTGCCCATGGCCGATGTCTCGACCGGAATTGCAATCAACATGTTCGCCCAGCAGCTAGGAGGTGCTGTGTTCACTTCGGTCGGGCAGGCAATCCTGAGCAATGTGTTGGTGAAACAGTTGGTGGGCGTTGATGGGCTACAGGCAGAGGAGATTATCAAAGGGGGTATCACCAACCTTCTTAGTCATGTGCGCCGCGAAGACCGAGGATTGGTTGTAGGCGCATACAACTTTGCCTGTACCAGGATTTTCTTGGCCGCCATGGCACTCAGTTGCTGTGCCCTACTGTGCGCTTTCTGCATGGAGTGGAGAAGCATCAAGAAGCCGCAACCAGAAAACGGTGTCCCTCAAGGTGCAACCGGCGACACGGCCCCAGCTCTACTCGTCAAGGAAGGGGCCATGCCCGGTATCAACTCCTGTCCAGACGCTAACCAGGACGCTACAAGCAACAAAGAGTTCGGGGAGAACCCCCTACTGACAGATACTAGATCAGACTTGGGTCCGAGAGACGTCGACAGCAGCACAGAATCGGAGGCTAACATCGCAGACAAGCCCGTGAACCGTCACTCACTTGGGCACAATGAAACTTCCGTCATTGCGAAACACACCAACGGTCTTGTGATAGGCATCGTGCCGTACGCGGATACCCCAACCGATGAACCAACGGAGGACAAGTTGTTTTCTGAAGATACCCAGTCGGACCTAACGCCGACAACATTGGCAGAGGCAGAGGCGGAGATAGAGGCAAGTGCAAAGGCAGAGAAAGAGACGATGGCAGAGAAAGAGATAGAGCCAGAGAAAGAGGCAGTGGCAGACGCAAGGGCAGAAGCAGAAGCAGAAGCGGGTGCAAATACAGAGGGACGGGCAGATGGCAGTGATGGCGACAGCTTTGTGACAGTTTCGGAGGATACTAAACTGGACGGGCAAGCCAAAGACCAAGGAGAAATGCTGCCTCGCGGCAGCCTAGACCTACTCTTCCTACTCACACCAGGGGTGCAGAGAAGCAGCAGAGGGGACACTAAGCCAGAGGAATCGGAAAGATCGCAGGCTCAAAAGCAGCCATGA